From a region of the Rouxiella sp. S1S-2 genome:
- the phnC gene encoding phosphonate ABC transporter ATP-binding protein, which produces MAQAQLKLAQAEYPQAEPEHQNKVLDVKGLVKSYKSGSRVLNNINFELHAGEFVAVIGRSGAGKSTLLHVLNGTIPLSEGSVVCHYDGGDKQELAGLTGKALRRWRAGCGMIFQDFCLVPRLDVLTNVLLGRLSQTSTLKSFFNQFDDEDRARAISLLEWLHMLPHALQRAENLSGGQMQRVAICRALMQNPKILLADEPVASLDPKNTLRIMNALKKVSEDNIAVMVNLHSVELVKDFCTRVIGIAHGEIIYDGHPDYLTDSILHKLYGEESEAVNA; this is translated from the coding sequence ATGGCGCAAGCGCAACTTAAGCTGGCACAGGCTGAATACCCTCAGGCCGAGCCAGAGCATCAGAATAAAGTTTTAGACGTGAAAGGACTGGTTAAATCCTACAAGTCAGGCTCTCGCGTGCTCAACAATATTAATTTTGAACTGCACGCGGGAGAGTTTGTTGCCGTGATTGGCCGCTCCGGTGCAGGTAAATCAACCCTGCTTCACGTGCTCAACGGCACTATTCCTCTGAGTGAAGGCAGCGTGGTTTGCCATTACGACGGCGGTGATAAACAGGAACTGGCGGGGCTGACTGGCAAGGCACTGCGCCGCTGGCGTGCAGGCTGTGGCATGATTTTTCAGGATTTCTGTCTGGTACCTCGTCTAGACGTTTTAACAAACGTGCTGTTGGGGCGCCTTAGCCAGACATCAACGTTGAAATCTTTCTTTAATCAATTTGACGACGAAGACCGTGCTCGTGCGATTTCACTGCTCGAATGGCTGCACATGTTGCCTCATGCACTGCAGCGCGCCGAGAATCTGTCGGGCGGCCAGATGCAGCGGGTGGCGATTTGTCGTGCCCTGATGCAAAACCCGAAAATTCTCTTGGCCGATGAGCCGGTGGCTTCACTCGACCCTAAAAATACCTTACGTATTATGAACGCGCTTAAAAAAGTCAGTGAAGACAATATTGCGGTGATGGTTAACCTGCATTCTGTTGAGCTGGTGAAAGATTTCTGTACCCGGGTCATTGGTATTGCTCATGGCGAGATTATTTATGATGGGCATCCTGATTATCTGACTGATTCAATCCTGCATAAACTTTATGGCGAAGAAAGTGAAGCGGTAAACGCATAA
- a CDS encoding HEXXH motif-containing putative peptide modification protein, whose product MVGEKHSAEKYEELSELVRNGYAHLVECNLDVKLVFDLVIHTIFFRKSANRSSVSSFGGSSSTAIGSIWISGHGTLTTHDVAEFLLHELTHHLLFVDERCHEQFNYTEIIKPENYSVSALLGKKRPLDKVVHSILVSHEILNARKTFLTAGNVTIHPPTNTLRENTKRSISEILDLENLDNLITKRTKDFILTVRENLH is encoded by the coding sequence ATGGTTGGAGAGAAACACAGTGCGGAAAAATATGAAGAATTATCGGAGCTTGTGAGAAATGGTTACGCCCATTTAGTCGAATGTAATTTAGACGTAAAATTGGTATTTGATCTAGTGATCCACACTATTTTTTTCAGGAAGTCTGCAAATAGATCTAGCGTCTCGTCTTTTGGCGGTTCATCTTCGACGGCCATTGGCAGTATCTGGATTAGCGGTCACGGTACATTAACAACTCACGATGTTGCCGAGTTTTTACTACATGAACTCACACATCACCTTTTATTTGTTGATGAACGTTGTCATGAACAATTCAATTACACAGAAATCATCAAGCCAGAGAATTATTCAGTTTCTGCACTGCTGGGTAAAAAAAGGCCCTTAGATAAAGTTGTACACAGCATTTTGGTTTCGCATGAAATTTTGAATGCTCGAAAGACATTTCTCACCGCCGGCAATGTCACCATTCACCCACCGACAAATACCCTGAGAGAAAATACCAAACGTTCAATATCAGAAATACTAGACTTGGAGAATCTGGATAATCTTATCACGAAAAGAACAAAAGATTTTATATTGACAGTCCGCGAAAACCTACACTAA
- the phnD gene encoding phosphonate ABC transporter substrate-binding protein: MKKLLRLAVFVAGSMAAMNSMAADAPKELNLGILGGQNATQQIGDNMCVKQFFDKELNVDTKLRNSSDYSGVIQGLLGGKVDMVLSMSPSSFASVYLNNPKAVSIEGILVDDTDQSRGYHSVVLVKADSKYKKLEDLKGTAFGFADPDSTSGYLIPNAAFKKKFGGNTDDSYNHFFSSTTFSGGHEQDILGVLNGQFAGAVAWASMIGDPSTGYTSGAFGRMMRMGNPDLMKKIRIIWESPLIPNGPILVSNSLPADFKAKVVAAINKLDKEDHACFVKAVGGTQHIGPATLADYQQIIDMKKELTQGGR; this comes from the coding sequence ATGAAGAAGCTATTACGTCTGGCGGTATTTGTTGCAGGATCAATGGCAGCAATGAATAGCATGGCCGCAGATGCACCAAAAGAATTGAATTTAGGTATTCTTGGCGGCCAGAACGCCACACAGCAAATCGGCGATAACATGTGTGTAAAACAGTTCTTTGATAAAGAGCTGAACGTTGATACTAAATTACGCAACTCTTCCGACTACTCTGGCGTTATTCAGGGCCTGTTAGGCGGGAAAGTCGATATGGTATTAAGCATGTCACCTTCTTCTTTCGCATCGGTCTATCTTAATAATCCGAAGGCCGTCAGCATTGAAGGTATTTTGGTCGACGATACTGACCAGTCACGTGGCTATCACTCCGTGGTTCTGGTTAAGGCCGACAGCAAATATAAAAAGCTGGAAGACCTGAAAGGCACCGCCTTCGGTTTTGCTGACCCAGACTCTACGTCGGGTTACCTCATCCCGAACGCCGCATTTAAGAAGAAGTTTGGTGGTAATACCGACGACAGCTATAACCACTTCTTCTCCAGCACCACCTTTTCAGGTGGTCATGAGCAGGACATTCTTGGCGTGCTGAACGGTCAGTTTGCTGGTGCAGTTGCCTGGGCATCAATGATTGGTGACCCGTCAACCGGTTATACCTCAGGGGCGTTCGGACGCATGATGCGTATGGGGAATCCTGATTTGATGAAAAAGATCCGCATCATCTGGGAATCGCCGCTCATTCCTAACGGTCCTATCCTGGTGAGCAATTCATTACCTGCAGACTTTAAAGCTAAAGTGGTTGCGGCAATTAATAAGCTGGATAAAGAAGATCACGCCTGCTTCGTTAAAGCTGTTGGCGGCACTCAGCATATTGGTCCTGCTACACTGGCTGACTATCAGCAAATTATCGACATGAAAAAAGAGCTGACCCAGGGCGGTCGCTAA
- the dusC gene encoding tRNA dihydrouridine(16) synthase DusC, with protein MRVLLAPMEGVLDPLVRELLSEVNDYDLCITEFLRVVDLLLPVKSFYRLCPELHNQSRTPSGTPVRVQLLGQYPQWLAENAARAVELGSYGVDLNCGCPSKTVNGSGGGATLLKDPELIYLGAKAMREAVPADLPVTVKIRLGWDSLAQTLEIADAVQQAGATELTVHGRTKEDGYKADRINWQAISEIRQRLSIPVIANGEIWDHASAQRCMQVTGCDSVMIGRGALNVPNLSRVVKYNDPKMPWPQVIELLKKYTYLEKQGDTGLYHVARIKQWLGYLRKEYQEATEVFTQVRTLNTSKDIALAIQAL; from the coding sequence ATGCGAGTATTACTGGCTCCGATGGAAGGCGTACTGGATCCTCTGGTGCGCGAACTTCTCAGCGAAGTGAACGATTACGACCTCTGTATCACCGAATTCTTGCGCGTGGTCGATCTACTGCTGCCGGTAAAATCGTTTTATCGCCTCTGTCCTGAACTGCATAATCAGAGTCGTACGCCTTCGGGAACGCCGGTGAGAGTGCAGTTACTGGGCCAGTATCCGCAGTGGCTGGCCGAGAACGCCGCTCGTGCGGTTGAACTGGGGTCTTACGGTGTGGATCTTAACTGTGGTTGCCCCTCTAAAACGGTGAACGGCAGCGGGGGGGGGGCCACGTTGTTAAAAGACCCCGAGCTTATCTATCTCGGGGCGAAGGCCATGCGCGAGGCCGTACCGGCAGATTTACCGGTCACGGTAAAAATTCGTCTGGGCTGGGACTCGCTGGCGCAAACGCTGGAAATCGCCGATGCGGTACAGCAGGCCGGTGCCACGGAACTTACCGTGCATGGCCGTACCAAAGAGGACGGTTACAAGGCCGATCGCATCAACTGGCAGGCAATCAGTGAGATTCGCCAGCGCTTAAGTATTCCGGTGATTGCCAACGGCGAAATATGGGATCACGCCAGTGCGCAGCGGTGCATGCAGGTGACGGGGTGTGACTCAGTTATGATCGGACGCGGCGCGCTTAACGTGCCGAATCTCAGCCGCGTGGTGAAATATAATGACCCGAAAATGCCGTGGCCGCAGGTGATTGAACTACTAAAAAAATATACCTATCTGGAAAAACAGGGCGACACCGGTTTATATCACGTGGCGCGCATCAAGCAGTGGCTGGGTTATTTACGTAAAGAGTATCAGGAGGCCACGGAAGTCTTTACGCAGGTCCGCACGCTAAATACGTCTAAAGATATTGCCCTGGCGATACAAGCCTTGTAA
- the dld gene encoding D-lactate dehydrogenase, which translates to MTQHPHSTSTSNVALIEKLKTISGSRNVLTSQSQTERYRKGFRSGGGNALAVVFPQTLLEQWQLLQACVEADKIVIMQAANTGLTEGSTPSGDDYDRDIVIFSTLKLDDIQLINDGKQVISFPGGTLYQLEKRLKPLGREPHSVIGSSCIGASVVGGVCNNSGGSLVKRGPAYTEMALYAQVNVQGELELINHLGIRLGDTPEEILTRLQNEQYTPEDVENGVLQASDHDYAERVRDVDADTPSRFNADARRLYEASGCAGKLAIFAVRLDTFQAEPLQQVFYIGTDSTAVLTDLRRGMLTQFENLPVAGEYMHRDIFDITEVYGKDTFLMIDKLGTDKMPDMFTAKGKFDARVSKVPFLPKNFSDRVMQCLSRALPNHLPPRMKKYRDRYEHHLLLKMSGAGVAEAQNFLTHFFADRDGDFFVCSADEGKKAFLHRFAAAGAAVRYHAVHEKEVEDILALDIALRRNDRDWFEVLPPEIDNKLVAKLYYGHFMCHVFHQDYIVKKGVNSKELKHQMLEILDAKGAEYPAEHNVGHLYVAKPHLQAFYQQADPTNSFNPGVGKTSKLKHWQS; encoded by the coding sequence ATGACTCAACATCCTCATTCCACATCGACGAGTAACGTTGCGTTGATAGAAAAACTTAAAACCATTTCGGGCAGCCGTAACGTGTTGACGTCGCAAAGTCAGACAGAACGCTATCGAAAAGGCTTCCGCTCTGGAGGCGGCAACGCGCTGGCGGTGGTATTTCCGCAAACTCTGCTTGAGCAATGGCAACTGCTGCAGGCCTGTGTTGAGGCGGATAAAATTGTCATCATGCAGGCAGCCAACACCGGTTTGACCGAAGGATCAACGCCCAGCGGCGATGATTACGATCGCGATATCGTGATTTTCAGCACCTTAAAACTCGACGATATTCAGCTGATTAACGACGGGAAACAGGTCATTAGCTTCCCCGGCGGCACCTTATACCAGCTTGAAAAACGTCTTAAACCCCTAGGCCGTGAGCCTCACTCGGTTATCGGGTCGTCATGCATCGGGGCGTCGGTAGTCGGCGGGGTCTGCAATAATTCGGGCGGCTCGCTGGTTAAACGCGGGCCGGCTTATACCGAAATGGCGCTGTATGCACAGGTAAATGTGCAGGGAGAGCTTGAGCTTATCAACCATCTGGGCATTCGACTTGGCGATACCCCCGAAGAAATTCTGACCCGTTTGCAAAACGAGCAATATACGCCTGAGGATGTTGAAAATGGCGTGCTGCAAGCTTCTGATCATGACTATGCCGAGCGCGTGCGCGATGTCGATGCGGATACTCCCTCACGTTTCAACGCAGACGCTCGACGCCTGTATGAAGCCTCGGGATGTGCCGGAAAATTGGCGATTTTTGCCGTACGGCTTGACACGTTTCAAGCCGAACCGCTGCAGCAGGTATTTTACATCGGCACCGACAGCACCGCCGTGCTTACCGATCTTCGGCGCGGTATGCTTACCCAGTTTGAAAACTTGCCGGTGGCCGGTGAATATATGCACCGGGATATTTTTGATATTACCGAAGTCTACGGTAAAGATACGTTCCTGATGATCGACAAACTTGGCACCGATAAAATGCCAGATATGTTTACCGCTAAAGGTAAATTTGACGCGCGGGTCAGCAAAGTCCCTTTCCTGCCAAAAAATTTCAGCGATCGGGTAATGCAGTGCCTGAGTCGCGCCCTGCCCAATCATTTACCGCCAAGAATGAAGAAATATCGCGACCGCTATGAGCATCACCTGCTGCTAAAAATGAGCGGTGCGGGCGTTGCAGAGGCGCAAAACTTTTTGACCCATTTTTTTGCCGACCGAGACGGCGACTTTTTTGTCTGTTCAGCCGATGAAGGGAAAAAGGCCTTCCTGCATCGATTCGCCGCCGCGGGAGCTGCAGTGCGCTATCACGCCGTGCATGAAAAAGAGGTTGAGGATATTCTGGCCTTAGACATCGCACTGCGCCGCAACGATCGCGACTGGTTTGAAGTGTTACCGCCCGAAATTGATAATAAATTGGTGGCCAAGCTCTATTACGGACACTTTATGTGTCACGTTTTCCATCAGGATTACATCGTCAAGAAAGGGGTAAACAGCAAGGAGTTGAAGCATCAGATGCTTGAAATTCTTGATGCTAAAGGGGCGGAATATCCTGCTGAACACAACGTTGGGCATCTGTATGTCGCCAAACCGCATTTGCAGGCATTTTACCAGCAGGCTGACCCCACAAACAGCTTCAACCCCGGCGTGGGCAAAACCAGTAAACTAAAACATTGGCAAAGCTGA
- a CDS encoding tannase/feruloyl esterase family alpha/beta hydrolase gives MSLLILLFTALIPYGQAATPPFSGPGRALAVVPPITDCAELADVDLSSIGGAGSKVMSVREVVKGDVFCEVKGLLKPTINFTVLLPINNWGQRYLQLGCGGLCGRVQLQLDGAAGCTPLNNSGFVIAATDMGHVTGEADFGKDPQKRRDFAYRSVHLTSVATKKLISAYYGRAAAYAYFSGCSDGGREALVEAQRYPNDFNGIIAGAPVTTFQVHKALDHGWNAVSNTDASGNAIITARQLPMIHQAVLERCDAEDGQKDGLISDPQNCHFDPSVLSCADLSADNIAGLDCLSEEQISTLRKIYAGPRDSNSGLLLTPGGPLPGSELAWAGLFVPKKTGDLNYSQAVALSTLKYLNFEKNPPASYTLKDLKFNKQTLADLTRLHPLYDATNSNLQPFYAAGGKLILWHGWADPSISPLNSLAYHQALAQTMGAVTREKFERLYMLPGVYHCSTGEGPSQIDFLSPMLDWVELGKAPDSVVSYQVEPGQKSKLVTKALQGDMKLEYIADGAVSRPVFPYPDYAVYRGKSDVRKAENYMRKRLANVPQNYPWLGEGMFKPYSFAD, from the coding sequence TTGTCCCTCCTCATACTGTTATTCACCGCGTTAATCCCCTATGGGCAGGCTGCGACGCCCCCTTTCAGCGGTCCCGGTCGTGCGCTCGCGGTCGTGCCTCCGATAACGGACTGTGCCGAGCTGGCGGACGTTGATTTATCCTCAATAGGTGGCGCAGGCAGTAAAGTGATGTCGGTGCGTGAAGTGGTGAAAGGCGACGTTTTCTGCGAAGTCAAAGGGCTACTTAAGCCGACTATTAATTTTACGGTGCTGCTGCCCATCAATAACTGGGGGCAACGCTATCTGCAGCTTGGCTGCGGCGGACTTTGTGGCCGCGTTCAGCTACAGCTTGACGGCGCAGCGGGCTGTACTCCGCTTAACAATAGCGGTTTTGTCATTGCGGCGACGGACATGGGGCACGTCACCGGCGAGGCGGATTTTGGTAAGGACCCGCAGAAAAGGCGCGACTTTGCTTACCGCAGCGTGCATCTCACCAGCGTTGCGACTAAAAAACTGATCTCGGCTTACTATGGGCGCGCCGCTGCTTACGCCTACTTTAGCGGATGCTCGGACGGCGGACGTGAGGCCCTGGTCGAAGCGCAGCGCTATCCCAACGACTTCAACGGGATTATTGCGGGTGCGCCGGTCACCACTTTTCAGGTGCACAAGGCGCTTGATCACGGCTGGAACGCGGTCTCCAACACCGACGCCAGCGGTAACGCAATTATTACCGCCAGACAACTGCCGATGATTCATCAGGCGGTGCTGGAACGGTGCGACGCAGAGGACGGTCAGAAAGACGGGCTGATTTCCGACCCGCAAAACTGTCATTTTGATCCCTCGGTTTTAAGCTGTGCCGACTTGTCCGCCGATAATATTGCGGGGTTGGACTGCCTGTCGGAAGAGCAAATCAGCACGTTGCGCAAAATCTACGCGGGTCCGCGCGACAGTAATAGTGGGTTGCTGTTGACGCCAGGTGGCCCCTTGCCGGGTTCTGAGCTTGCCTGGGCGGGCCTGTTTGTGCCGAAAAAGACTGGCGACCTTAACTACAGTCAGGCGGTGGCACTTTCGACCTTGAAGTATCTGAATTTTGAAAAGAATCCCCCTGCCAGCTATACGCTTAAAGACTTGAAATTTAACAAACAAACGCTGGCCGACTTAACCCGTCTGCACCCGCTTTATGATGCAACCAATTCCAACTTGCAGCCGTTTTATGCTGCTGGCGGTAAGCTGATTCTATGGCACGGCTGGGCCGATCCCAGCATTTCACCGCTCAACTCGCTGGCTTATCATCAGGCACTGGCGCAGACCATGGGCGCCGTAACCCGTGAGAAATTTGAACGTCTTTATATGCTTCCCGGTGTCTATCACTGCTCAACCGGTGAAGGCCCGAGTCAGATTGATTTTTTATCGCCGATGCTTGACTGGGTTGAGCTAGGTAAAGCCCCTGACAGCGTGGTCTCTTATCAGGTTGAGCCTGGGCAAAAGAGCAAATTGGTCACCAAGGCTCTGCAGGGGGACATGAAGCTTGAATATATTGCCGACGGTGCCGTCTCACGTCCGGTTTTCCCGTATCCGGATTACGCGGTTTACAGGGGTAAAAGTGATGTTAGAAAAGCGGAGAATTATATGCGTAAGCGCCTGGCGAATGTGCCTCAAAATTATCCCTGGCTGGGAGAGGGTATGTTTAAACCCTATAGCTTTGCTGACTGA
- a CDS encoding Yip1 family protein yields MVNHVWGLMSRPGPELQRIQREHETVTHVYSHHVLLMAAIPVVCSFIGTTQVGWNFGDGQNLQITMLTAASIAAAFYVLILCAVALMGRIIYWMARRYESRPSLNSCIVFAGYVATPMFLSGIVALYPLVWLCLFVGLIGLCYSGYLLYLGIPNFLEIDHREGFLFSSSTLAMGVLVLEFLLALTVIMWGYGSKLF; encoded by the coding sequence ATGGTCAATCATGTCTGGGGACTGATGTCTCGTCCAGGTCCCGAATTGCAACGTATTCAACGTGAACATGAAACGGTAACGCACGTCTATTCCCATCATGTTCTGCTTATGGCAGCTATTCCCGTGGTGTGTTCCTTTATCGGTACCACCCAGGTTGGTTGGAATTTTGGTGATGGTCAGAATTTACAAATCACCATGCTAACCGCGGCCTCCATTGCAGCGGCTTTTTACGTACTTATCCTTTGTGCCGTCGCGTTGATGGGGCGAATCATCTATTGGATGGCGCGCCGGTATGAAAGTCGACCCAGCCTGAACAGCTGTATCGTGTTTGCTGGCTATGTGGCAACGCCGATGTTTCTTAGCGGAATAGTCGCGCTTTATCCACTGGTGTGGCTGTGTCTGTTTGTCGGCCTGATAGGCCTGTGCTACAGCGGATATTTGCTGTATCTGGGGATCCCAAACTTCCTGGAAATTGACCATCGTGAAGGTTTTCTGTTCTCCAGTTCGACGCTGGCGATGGGCGTGCTGGTGCTAGAGTTCTTGCTGGCACTGACAGTGATTATGTGGGGTTATGGTTCAAAACTCTTTTAA
- a CDS encoding ABC transporter ATP-binding protein, translated as MGLSTYFIGLAGEKVAMLPMESFYYTGLFFFAIFIAYLLGSASLFYRVKLSNDLWEKYYQKTLIDISKDHSISTEENKRSTQLWLSGEALSTLDEAGFAFIEILAIYFNVIFTTIALFVILGAELAGVIVFCMCLSVILLYASKGKIGLIASSMQNEKLVALLSIGKIWDNIFYGDKKSSQWAFASSKKKIDVYFKKIESYKILEQIISCAPILVSIPLLVLFSYYQVLNNSLAIGAMVAVLPRTLQLFQNIHAASMSTSQIMLLKNKIQKLDAFSSSLTGYDYLSNIDNEKVSVIEVASGRIINAHAFMELGLETKNTTGRYLVSGSNGAGKSSLIKYIKSKHPDALFFGPNIQVGKDTNSGSTGQKQLYQMASLLNSDSRIILLDEWDANLDESNMKNIDNMLSALAENNIIIEIRHKRMIS; from the coding sequence GTGGGGCTGTCCACTTATTTCATCGGGTTAGCCGGTGAGAAAGTGGCCATGCTTCCAATGGAGTCATTTTACTACACGGGCCTGTTTTTCTTCGCTATCTTTATTGCCTATCTTCTCGGTTCTGCTTCGTTGTTCTATCGGGTTAAGCTCTCTAATGATTTGTGGGAGAAATACTATCAAAAGACGTTGATTGACATTTCAAAGGATCATTCAATTTCAACCGAAGAAAATAAAAGATCAACACAACTATGGTTAAGCGGTGAGGCTTTGAGCACGCTCGATGAAGCAGGCTTTGCCTTTATCGAAATTTTGGCAATATATTTTAATGTTATTTTTACCACAATTGCCCTTTTCGTTATCCTTGGCGCTGAATTGGCTGGCGTGATCGTTTTCTGCATGTGTCTGTCAGTGATACTGTTGTATGCATCAAAAGGTAAAATAGGACTCATAGCAAGCAGTATGCAGAATGAAAAATTAGTCGCATTACTTTCAATAGGAAAAATTTGGGATAATATTTTTTACGGTGATAAGAAATCATCGCAGTGGGCATTCGCATCTTCTAAAAAAAAGATAGATGTTTATTTCAAAAAAATAGAATCGTATAAAATATTAGAACAAATAATTTCTTGCGCTCCCATTCTTGTCTCAATTCCGCTTTTGGTCCTGTTTTCATACTATCAGGTGCTGAACAACTCTTTAGCCATTGGCGCGATGGTGGCTGTATTACCCAGGACGTTACAGCTTTTTCAAAATATCCATGCGGCAAGTATGAGTACGAGTCAAATTATGTTATTGAAAAATAAAATCCAAAAATTGGACGCTTTTTCATCAAGCCTTACTGGATATGATTATTTATCCAATATAGATAATGAAAAAGTTTCAGTCATTGAGGTAGCAAGCGGACGAATAATTAATGCACATGCCTTCATGGAGCTTGGCCTGGAAACAAAGAATACTACAGGCCGGTACCTGGTCTCAGGGAGTAATGGTGCTGGAAAGTCCTCACTTATTAAATATATAAAAAGCAAACATCCTGATGCACTATTTTTTGGTCCTAATATACAGGTTGGTAAAGATACTAACTCGGGGTCAACCGGCCAAAAACAGTTATATCAAATGGCGTCACTGTTAAACAGCGATTCGCGAATCATTCTCTTGGACGAATGGGACGCAAATCTGGACGAGTCAAACATGAAAAATATCGATAATATGTTATCTGCCTTAGCTGAAAATAATATCATTATCGAGATTCGTCATAAAAGAATGATTTCCTAG
- the pbpG gene encoding D-alanyl-D-alanine endopeptidase, whose product MHVKIRLLVLSFLALNASMIMPVDALAASKSQPVVSPLVQIASGSAMVVDLKTHEVIYSRDPDQVRPIASLTKLMTAMVTLDAKQPLDEVISVDIHNTPEMRGVFSRVKVNSEITRRQMIQLALMSSENRAAASLAAHYPGGYDAFIRAMNAKAKALGMTHTHYVEPTGLSIHNVSTARDLTRLLMASRLYPLMGELSTTQEKTAVFSHPAYALPFRNTNHLIMNSKWSIQLTKTGYTDEAGHCLAMRTVINGKPVTLVVLDAFGKFTAFADAARLRTWMETGKSAPVPQIAKVYRKEKDQQRTEPSEEQATD is encoded by the coding sequence ATGCATGTGAAAATCCGTCTTTTGGTATTGAGCTTTTTAGCCCTGAATGCAAGCATGATAATGCCTGTTGACGCCTTGGCTGCCAGCAAGTCTCAGCCGGTTGTCTCTCCTCTTGTACAAATTGCTTCCGGCAGCGCCATGGTGGTTGATCTTAAAACCCATGAAGTGATTTATTCCCGGGATCCGGATCAGGTCAGGCCAATTGCCTCCCTGACGAAATTGATGACGGCCATGGTGACGCTGGATGCCAAGCAGCCCCTCGATGAAGTGATCTCGGTTGATATCCATAACACCCCTGAAATGCGCGGCGTATTTTCCCGTGTAAAAGTGAACAGTGAAATTACCCGTCGGCAGATGATCCAACTGGCGCTGATGTCTTCAGAAAACCGCGCGGCGGCCAGTTTGGCGGCGCACTATCCGGGAGGCTATGACGCATTTATTCGTGCGATGAATGCTAAGGCTAAAGCATTGGGCATGACTCACACCCATTATGTTGAACCCACCGGCCTTTCAATTCATAACGTGTCAACCGCGCGTGATTTAACGCGGTTGCTGATGGCGTCGCGACTGTATCCGCTGATGGGTGAGCTGAGTACTACGCAGGAGAAAACGGCCGTCTTTAGTCATCCTGCCTATGCGCTGCCGTTTAGAAATACCAATCATCTGATTATGAATTCCAAATGGAGCATTCAACTGACTAAGACTGGCTATACCGATGAAGCCGGTCACTGCCTGGCAATGCGCACGGTGATAAACGGTAAGCCGGTTACGCTGGTGGTGCTTGACGCGTTTGGCAAATTTACGGCCTTTGCCGATGCGGCGCGTTTACGCACCTGGATGGAAACGGGTAAAAGTGCTCCGGTGCCGCAAATTGCAAAAGTTTATCGCAAAGAGAAAGATCAACAGCGCACTGAGCCAAGCGAAGAGCAAGCTACTGATTGA